The nucleotide sequence CTCGTGCGCGGCGGTCGTGTGAAGGACCTGCCGGGTGTTCGTTACAAGATCATCCGCGGCTCCCTCGACACGCAGGGCGTCAAGAACCGCAAGCAGGCTCGCAGCCGCTACGGCGCCAAGAAGGAGAAGTAAGAATGCCTCGTAAGGGTCCCGCCCCGAAGCGCCCGGTCATCATCGACCCGGTTTACAACTCTCCTCTGGTGACGTCCCTCATCAACAAGGTGCTGCTGAACGGCAAGCGCTCCACCGCCGAGCGCATCGTCTACGGCGCCATGGAGGGCCTGCGCGACAAGTCCGGCAACGACCCGGTCATCACGCTCAAGCGCGCCCTGGAGAACGTGAAGCCGACCCTCGAGGTCCGCTCCCGTCGTGTCGGTGGCGCCACCTACCAGGTGCCGGTCGAGGTCCGTCCCGGCCGCTCCTCCACCCTCGCCCTGCGCTGGCTCGTGGGCTACTCGCGCGCCCGTCGTGAGAAGACCATGACCGAGCGGCTCATGAACGAGCTTCTGGACGCCAGCAATGGTCTGGGCGCCTCCGTCAAGCGGCGTGAGGACACCCACAAGATGGCCGAGTCCAACAAGGCCTTCGCGCACTACCGCTGGTAGTCGCTACCCCATCGAGAACCGAGAGAAGACTGAGCCATATGGCCACCACTTCACTTGACCTGGCCAAGGTCCGCAACATCGGGATCATGGCCCACATCGACGCGGGCAAGACGACCACCACCGAGCGGATCCTGTTCTACACCGGCGTGAGCTACAAGATCGGTGAAGTTCACGACGGCGCTGCCACCATGGACTGGATGGAGCAGGAGCAGGAGCGCGGCATCACGATCACGTCGGCCGCGACGACCTGTCACTGGCCGCTTGAGGACGTCGATCACACCATCAACATCATCGACACCCCGGGCCACGTCGACTTCACCGTCGAGGTGGAGCGTTCGCTGCGCGTGCTCGACGGTGCCGTGACCGTGTTCGATGGCGTCGCCGGTGTGGAGCCGCAGTCCGAGACGGTGTGGCGTCAGGCGGACCGCTACGGCGTTCCGCGTATCTGCTTCGTCAACAAGCTCGACCGCACCGGTGCCGAGTTCCACCGCTGCGTCGACATGATCACGGACCGCCTGGGCGCGGTGCCGATCGTCATGCAGCTGCCGATCGGCACCGAGGCCGACTTCAAGGGCGTCGTCGACCTCGTCACCATGAAGGCGCTGGTCTGGTCCGCCGAGGCGACCAAGGGCGAGATGTACGACACCGTCGACATCCCGGACACCCACACCGAGGCCGCCGACGAGTGGCGCGGCAAGCTGCTCGAGACCGTCGCCGAGAACGACGAAGAGATGATGGAGCTGTACCTGGAGGGCCAGGAGCCCACCGTGGAGCAGCTTTACGCGGCGATCCGCCGCATCACCATCGCCTCCGGCAAGGGTGACGGCACCACCGTCACTCCGGTGTTCTGTGGCACCGCGTTCAAGAACAAGGGCGTGCAGCCCCTGCTCGACGCCGTGGTCCGCTACCTGCCGTCGCCGATCGACATCGAGGCGATCGAGGGCCACTCGGTCAAGGACCCCGACGAGGTCATCAAGCGCCGTCCCTCCGAGGACGAGCCGCTGTCCGCGCTGGCGTTCAAGATCGCGAGTGACCCGCACCTCGGCAAGCTCACCTTCATCCGGGTCTACTCGGGCCGCATGACGGCCGGCACTCAGGTGCTGAACTCCGTCAAGGGCAAGAAGGAGCGCATCGGCAAGATCTACCGGATGCACGCGAACAAGCGTGAGGAGATCGAGTCGGTGGGTGCCGGCGACATCGTCGCCGTCATGGGTCTGAAGCAGACCACCACCGGTGAGACCCTCTCCGACTCGTCGAACCCGGTGATCCTGGAGTCCATGGACTTCCCGGCCCCGGTCATCGAGGTGGCCATCGAGCCGAAGTCCAAGGGCGACCAGGAGAAGCTCGCCGTCGCGATCCAGCGGCTTGCCGAGGAGGACCCGTCCTTCCGCGTCAAGACCGACGAGGAGACCGGCCAGACGATCATCTCCGGCATGGGCGAGCTGCACCTGGACGTGCTGGTCGACCGTATGCGCCGCGAGTTCAAGGTCGAGGCCAACGTCGGTAAGCCGCAGGTGGCCTACCGCGAGACGCTGCGCAAGGCGGTCGAGCGGTACGACTACACGCACAAGAAGCAGACTGGTGGTTCCGGCCAGTTCGCGAAGGTGCAGATCGCGCTGGCGCCGCTCGAGGGCGACGGCTACGAGTTCGAGAACAAGGTCACCGGTGGCCGCATCCCGCGGGAGTACATCCCGTCCGTGGACGCGGGCTGCCAGGAGGCCATGGAGTTCGGCGTGCTCGCGGGCTACCCGCTGACCGGTGTGAAGGTCACCCTGCTCGACGGTGGCTACCACGAGGTCGACTCGTCCGAGATGGCGTTCAAGATCGCCGGTTCGATGGCCTTCAAGGAGGCTGCCCGCAAGGCCAGCCCGGCCCTGCTCGAGCCGATGATGAAGGTCGAGGTCACCACGCCCGAGGACTACATGGGTGACGTGATCGGCGACATCAACTCCCGTCGCGGGCAGATCCAGTCCATGGAGGACCGGAGCGGCGCCAAGCTGGTCACCGGCCTGGTTCCGCTGTCGGAGATGTTCGGCTACGTGGGCGACCTGCGCAGCAAGACGTCCGGCCGCGCCAGCTACTCCATGCAGTTCGACTCCTACGCCGAGGTTCCGCGGAACGTCGCCGAGGAGATCATCGCGAAGGCCAAGGGCGAGTAAGGCGGGTTCATCCGCTTTCCTCACCCTTTAGGCTGGAAGCACAAGGCATCGGGGCATTCGTCGTGGAGCGCGTCCACCGCGTTCCACGGCGGGACCCCTGGCGCCGGCCCCCCAGACGAATACGGCGAAGGGCATCCCCCTCGGGGTCCTGGCCGGTTCGGTAAGAAAACCTGAACCCATCCGCAAAGCGTGGATGCGTTACAGAACCACTCCACAGGAGGACCCCAGTGGCGAAGGCGAAGTTCGAGCGGACTAAGCCGCACGTCAACATCGGCACCATCGGTCACATCGACCACGGTAAGACCACGCTTACCGCTGCGATCACCAAGGTGCTGCACGACGCGTACCCGGACCTGAACGAGGCCTCGGCCTTCGACCAGATCGACAAGGCTCCTGAGGAGCGCCAGCGCGGTATCACCATCTCCATCGCGCACGTCGAGTACCAGACCGAGTCGCGTCACTACGCGCACGTTGACTGCCCCGGTCACGCGGACTACATCAAGAACATGATCACCGGTGCCGCGCAGATGGACGGCGCCATCCTCGTGGTCGCCGCCACCGACGGCCCGATGCCGCAGACCAAGGAGCACGTGCTCCTGGCCCGCCAGGTCGGCGTGCCGTACATCGTTGTCGCCCTGAACAAGGCCGACATGGTGGACGACGAGGAGATCCTGGAGCTCGTCGAGCTCGAGGTCCGCGAGCTGCTCTCCGAGTACGAGTTCCCGGGCGACGACGTTCCGGTCGTCAAGGTCTCGGCGCTCAAGGCGCTCGAGGGTGACGCCGAGTGGGGCAAGTCCGTCCTCGACCTGATGAAGGCCGTCGACGAGTCGATCCCGCAGCCCGAGCGCGACGTCGACAAGCCGTTCCTGATGCC is from Streptomyces hygroscopicus and encodes:
- a CDS encoding 30S ribosomal protein S7, yielding MPRKGPAPKRPVIIDPVYNSPLVTSLINKVLLNGKRSTAERIVYGAMEGLRDKSGNDPVITLKRALENVKPTLEVRSRRVGGATYQVPVEVRPGRSSTLALRWLVGYSRARREKTMTERLMNELLDASNGLGASVKRREDTHKMAESNKAFAHYRW
- a CDS encoding elongation factor G, whose translation is MATTSLDLAKVRNIGIMAHIDAGKTTTTERILFYTGVSYKIGEVHDGAATMDWMEQEQERGITITSAATTCHWPLEDVDHTINIIDTPGHVDFTVEVERSLRVLDGAVTVFDGVAGVEPQSETVWRQADRYGVPRICFVNKLDRTGAEFHRCVDMITDRLGAVPIVMQLPIGTEADFKGVVDLVTMKALVWSAEATKGEMYDTVDIPDTHTEAADEWRGKLLETVAENDEEMMELYLEGQEPTVEQLYAAIRRITIASGKGDGTTVTPVFCGTAFKNKGVQPLLDAVVRYLPSPIDIEAIEGHSVKDPDEVIKRRPSEDEPLSALAFKIASDPHLGKLTFIRVYSGRMTAGTQVLNSVKGKKERIGKIYRMHANKREEIESVGAGDIVAVMGLKQTTTGETLSDSSNPVILESMDFPAPVIEVAIEPKSKGDQEKLAVAIQRLAEEDPSFRVKTDEETGQTIISGMGELHLDVLVDRMRREFKVEANVGKPQVAYRETLRKAVERYDYTHKKQTGGSGQFAKVQIALAPLEGDGYEFENKVTGGRIPREYIPSVDAGCQEAMEFGVLAGYPLTGVKVTLLDGGYHEVDSSEMAFKIAGSMAFKEAARKASPALLEPMMKVEVTTPEDYMGDVIGDINSRRGQIQSMEDRSGAKLVTGLVPLSEMFGYVGDLRSKTSGRASYSMQFDSYAEVPRNVAEEIIAKAKGE
- a CDS encoding elongation factor Tu — protein: MAKAKFERTKPHVNIGTIGHIDHGKTTLTAAITKVLHDAYPDLNEASAFDQIDKAPEERQRGITISIAHVEYQTESRHYAHVDCPGHADYIKNMITGAAQMDGAILVVAATDGPMPQTKEHVLLARQVGVPYIVVALNKADMVDDEEILELVELEVRELLSEYEFPGDDVPVVKVSALKALEGDAEWGKSVLDLMKAVDESIPQPERDVDKPFLMPIEDVFTITGRGTVVTGRIERGVLKVNENVDIIGIKQEKTSTTVTGIEMFRKLLDEGQAGENVGLLLRGIKREDVERGQVIIKPGSVTPHTEFEAQAYILSKDEGGRHTPFFNNYRPQFYFRTTDVTGVVTLPEGTEMVMPGDNTEMSVSLIQPVAMEEGLKFAIREGGRTVGAGQVTKINK